The window TTGTAGGAGAACAACGCGACCCCGACCATGGCGACGATCAGCGGCAGCGATACCGGCGCCAGGCTGCCTTGCGCGTCCAGCATCACCGGCGCGGTGAGGATCTCCGCGCTTTGATGCGGGTGGCTGAAGCCGAGCCAGGCGATCAGCGCCAGCACCGCCACTTCCACCACCAGAAAGGCGCCGGTCAGCAGGGCGTTGGCCTTGATGTTGAAAATGGCGCAGATACCGCCGACCAGCACGGTGAGCATGCCGGCGGTCGAGGCGTCGAATTGGGTGCCCAGCGCGGTATTCAGGTAGGGCACTGCGCCGGTGGCCAGCACCGCCGGCACGAACAGCGAGGCGCTGAGGATAAACAGGTAGGTCTGCAACCCGCATAGGGTGCCGAACAGGCGCTTGATGATGCTGTATTCGCCGCCGGCGCTGGGGTGTGCGGCGCCGAGCTCGGCATAGCACAGCGCGATGGCGGCGGCGACGCAGGCGGCGATCAGAAACGACAGAAAGGCGCCGCTGCCGGCGTTGGCGATCGCCAGCGGCGCGATGACGAAGATCGAACTGGCCGGCGTCACGCCGGACGCGGTGATCATCACCACGTCGAGGACGCTGAGATTGCCTTTGAAGGTGTGTTCAGGGGCGGACTCTTTCATTGGGAACTACTCCATTAACGCTTGGGTGAATTGTTGTTGCCGCCAGAAGGGCGACTCTGTTGTCCTGCGTAAAGATGAAATGGAGCGCGTGGAAATACCGGGGAAGTGAACTTCCCCGGAAAGGACTTTTCGTTATTCTGGGATTACCCCTGCCCCGACGGGAAGCTGAAGCTGGCGAGCCGGGCGTCGCCGGAGGCCGGCCAGCGCTGGGTCACGGTCTTGCGTTTGGTGTAGAACCTGACGGCGTCCGGGCCGTAGGCGTGCAGATCGCCAAACAGCGAGCGCTTCCAGCCGCCGAACGAGTGGTAGGCCACCGGCACAGGCAGCGCCACGTTGATACCCACCATGCCGACCTGAATGCGGCTGGAGAAGTAACGCGCCGCTTCGCCGTCGCGGGTGAACAGGCAGGTGCCGTTGCCGTATTCGTGGGCGTCGATCAAGGCCATCGCCTCCGGCAGCGAGGCCGCGCGCACCACGCCGAGCACCGGGCCGAAGATCTCCTCCTGATAGATGCGCATGCCGGGCGTCACGCGATCGAACAGCGTCGGGCCGAGGAAATACCCCTGGCTGGGGCGGCCGTCGGCGCCGATCACGCTCAGTTCGCGGCCGTCCACCAGCAGCTCGGCGCCTTCGGCCACGCCCTGCTCGATATAGCCTTTCACCTTCTGATAATGCTGCTGGGTCACCAGCGGCCCCATGTCGTTGCGGTTGTCGCTGCCGGGGCCGACGCGCATGGCGGCCATTTGTTGCCGCAGCCCGGCGATCAGCGCGTCGGCGGTGCCGTCGCCCACCGCCACCACCAGCGGGATGGCCATGCAGCGCTGGCCGCAGGAACCGAAGGCCGCGCCCATCAGCGCGCCGACCGCGCCGGGGATATCGGCGTCCGGCAGCACCACCGCGTGGTTTTTGGCGCCGCCCAGCGCCTGCACCCGTTTGTTCTGGCCGCAGCCGGTGTGATAGATGTGCTCCGCCACCGGCGTCGAACCGACGAAGCTTATCGCTTTGACGCGCCCGTCATGCAGCAGCGTCTCCACCGCTTCGCGGTCGCCGTTGACCACGTTGAGCACCCCCGGTGGCAGCCCGGCCTCCGCCGCCAGCCGCGCGATATACAGCGCGGCGGAAGGCACGCGCTCGGAAGGCTTCAGCACGAAGGTATTGCCGCAGGCGACCGCCATTGGCCACATCCACAGCGGCACCATCGCCGGGAAGTTGAACGGGGTGATGCCCGCCACCACTCCCAGCGGCTGAAACTCGCTCCAGCTGTCGATGCCCGGGCCGGCCTCTTTGCTGTGTTCGCCTTTCAGCAGTTCCGGCACATAGCCGGCGTATTCGATATTCTCGATGCCGCGCTGCAGTTCGCCCAGGGCGTCGCTGAGCACTTTGCCGTGCTCGGCGGTGATCAATTGGCAGACGGCGTCGGCATGTTGCTCCAGCAGATCCTTGAGCTTCATCATGATGCGCGCGCGTTTCAGCGGCGGGGTATCGCGCCAGGCGGGATAGGCCTGTTCGGCGGCGGCGATGGCGCGCTCCACCGTGGCGCGGTCGGCCAGCTGCACCTCCTGCGCCGATTGGCCGGTGGCCGGGTCGTAAACCGGCTGGCTGCGTTCGCCCCCGGCGGCGGGCTCGCCGTTGATCCAATGGGTGATGGTCATGATTCTCTCCTTATTCGGTGGCGTTGAGGGCGTCGCCGACGGCGTTGATCAGCGCATCGATCTGCGCCTCGCTGCTGATGAACGGCGGCGCCAGCTGCAGGGTGTCGCCGCCGTAGCGCACGTAAAATCCGCTTTCCCAGCAGCGCATCGCCGCCTCGAAGGGGCGCCGCGCCGGTTCGCCGGGCCGCGCCGCCAGAGTGATGCCGGCCGCCAGGCCGATATTGCGAATGTCGGCGACGTGTTTGGCTCCTTGCAGGCTGTGCACCGCGCGTTCGAAATAGGGCGCCAGCGCCTGTACGCGCTCCACCATCTGTTCGCGCTGCAGGATGTCCAGCGTCGCCAGCGCGACAGCGCAGCTGACCGGATGGGCGGAGTAGGTGTAGCCGTGCGGGAATTCGAGCTGGTAGTCCGGCTCGCCGCCGTTCATGAAGGTGTGGTAGATCTCCGGCCGCACCACCACCGCGCCCATCGGCTGCGCGCCGTTGGTCACCTGTTTGGCGATGTTCATGATGTCCGGCGTGACGCCGAACGCCTCGGCGCCGGTCATCGCGCCGCAGCGGCCGAAGGCGGTGATCACTTCGTCGAAGATCAGCAGAATGTCATGCTGGGTGCAGATCTCGCGCAGGCGCTGCAGATAGCCGACCGGCGGCACAATCACGCCGGCGGAGCCGGAGAACGGTTCGACGATCACCGCGGCGATCGTCGAGGCGTCGCGCAGCGCGATGATGCGGTTGAGCTCTTCCGCCAGCTCCGCCCCCTGTTGCGGCATGCCGCGCGAAAAGGCGTTGCCGGCCAGCAGGGTGTGCGGCAGGTGATCCGCCTCGGCGCCGGCGCCGAACGCCTTGCGGTTGCCGGCGATGCCGCCGACCGAGATACCGCCGAAGTTAACGCCGTGGTAGCCCTTTTCCCGGCCGATAAAGCAGGTTTTGCCCGCCTGACCTTTGGCGCGCCAGTAAGCGCGCGCCATTTTCAGCGAGGTGTCCGCCGCTTCCGAGCCGGAGCCGGTGAAGAACACGTAATCCAGCCCCGCCGGCGTCATCGCTTTGATCTGGTTGGCTAGCTCGAACGACAGCGGGTGGCCGAACTGAAACGCCGGCGAGTAATCCAGCGTCGCCAGCTGGCGCTGGGCGGCGTCGGTGATTTCCTGCCGGCCGTGCCCCAATCCGCAGCACCACAATCCGGACAGGCCGTCGAAAATCTTTCTGCCGTCGTGGCTGGTGTAATACGCCCCCGCGGCTTGAGTAATGATGCGCGGCTGCGCTTTAAAATTGCGGTTGCCGGTAAAAGGCATCCAATGGGCCTCTAATCCTGCGGCATCGAGGTTATTTAGCGGGTGATTTTCAGCGGCCATGTTTTCCTCCGAACAGGAAAATAAGAGCGATTAATGAAATAAACTGAGTTGTTAACGAATTGTTGTGCGAAATTGACTATGTACCGCTTGTTCTCTACTGTGAATAATCATATGTCGAAACTTACTTAAGGTTTTATGCAAGTAAAAAAGCGCGCGCTGTTAGGACAATTGTCGGATATGGATCTGCGTTTGCTGCGGGTATTCAAGGCCGTGGTCGACTGCGGCGGCATGAGCGCCGCCGAACTGGAGCTGAACATCAGCCTGTCGACCATCAGCAAGCACATCAAGGATCTGGAGCAGCGGCTGGGCCTGACGCTGTGCCAGCGCGGGCGCGAGGGCTTTGCGGTCACCGACGAGGGGCTGATTATCTACCAGGAAACCGTCAACCTGCTGGCGGCCACCGAGGCGTTCCGGCGCGGGGTGGACGAGGTGCACCAGCGCATGGGCGGGCAGCTGCACGTGGCGATATTCGACCATACGGTCAGCAATCCGCAGGCGCAGATCGGCCGGGCCATCGCATTATTCAGCGAGCGCGCGCCGGAGGTTTCTTTGCAAATGTACGTGGAGCCGATTAATACCATTGAACGCGGCGTCATTGACGGGCAATTTCAGGTTGGCGTTATTCCCATGCACCGCAGCGCGGAAAGTTTATCTTATCATTCGTTATTCAGTGAGAGGATGTTCTTATATTGCGGCGCGCAGCATGAATTATTTTCCGGCCCCCATGAAACATTAAATTGGGATCTGCTGCACAATTATGCCTTCGCCGGATTAGGCTATCATTCGCCGAATATGGAACTGAGCCTGCAGCAACATTTGCATCGCAAGGCGACGGGGTTTGCGCAGGAGTCGATAGCGACGTTAATTCTGTCCGGCAAATACGTCGGCTTTTTGCCTGATCACTACGCGGCGTTTTTCGTGGCGCAGAATATGATGCGGGCGATCAAACCGGCGCTATTCCGCTATCACTGCGAATACTCCAGCGTGCTGCGCCGCTCGCCGGTGCCGCAGCGGGTGGTGAAGCTGTTCCATGAGTGCCTGCTGGCGGCCCACGGAACAGCGTGACGCTTACTGTTCTTTCTTCTTGCCGAAGATTCTGATCAGCGCGCCGACCAGGATGCCGACCGCGATGCCGGCAAAGATCCAGCCGATGATGCCCATTTCCTTAACTCCTGCTAGTGCGTTGATCTGATTATATAATCATTCGACGCGAAACGCCTCTTCGATCATCCGTTGCCGCTGCGCCGGTGCATAATCAATCCAGGAATTCTTGCTGTTGGATTTCTCCAGCGCCACCGCCAGCTCCTGGCCGGAAATCGGCAAATCGTCCTGCCAGAACGGCGCGATGGCGTGGCGGGTGATGAAGTCGGTCAGGTAGCTCTCCGGGCTGCCCTGCCAGTGCGGGTACAGGCGCGCGGCCAGCTCGGCCATCAGCGCGCGTTGCTGCGGCTGTTCGCTGTTTTCCAACAGGGCGAGGAACGGCAGGAGCAGGCGGCCGCAGACCTGCCCGTGGTGGTAGTCGCGCAGTGCGCCGATCTCGCCGGCGATGCCGTGAATGACCCCCAGCCCGGCGGCGCTCAGCGTCAGCCCGCCGAGGTAGGAAGCCTGCATGATCGCCTCGCGCGCCGCGTCGCTGCGGTTGAGCGCCGGCCAGGCGGCGAGGAAGTGGCGGATGCCGCTCAGCGACATGTCGCGCGTCATGGCGCCGGCGGTTTTCGACAGATAGGCCTCGAACAGGTGGGTGAAGGCGTCGATGGCGCAGTAGGCCAGCACCTTGTCCGGGGCGCCCGCCAGCAGCTGCGGATCGAGAATGGCAGTGTGCGGCACGAAGTTGTTATGGCGCAGCGAAGCTTTCACCTTGCTGATCTGGGTATCGGTGATCACCGCGTTCTGCGTCACCTCGCTGCCGGTACCGGCGGTGGTGGGAATAGCGATCAGCGGCAGGGTGGCGCCGCTGATTTTGCTGTCGCCCACCTTTTCCATATAGCGCAGCGTCGGCAGCGGATGCTCCACCAGCGCGGAGAACGCCTTGGCGGCGTCCAGCACGCTGCCGCCGCCGATGGCCACCACGCGCCGCACCTGTCCGCGCCAGCGCGCCACCCAGGCGTCGATTTCCTGCGGCGACGCCTCGTGGCTGACGATCTCGGTGCCGATGAACAGCGGCGCCAGCGATTCGCGCAGGCCGGCGTACACCGGGCCGTTGAGAAAAGATCGGCAGCTGAACAGCAGCGTCGGCTGCGGATCGGCAAGCAGCAGCGGCGACAGCTGTTGGATGCTGCCGTGGCCGAACCAGGTCTGGCGGTTGGCGATGATGTGGCTGACGGACATGAGGTCTCCTTGACGGCGTTGCAGATCGCGATGCCACAGCATAAGCCAGCGGGCGCGGAGCGGCCACCGCTTTCCCCGCCGCGGCAACCTGTGAGTTGTTTAACATGTAAACGATCGCGTTCTTGCATTTCGGCGCTGCGGATGCTTTTTTTAACAGTACCGGCCGCCATGCGGCCAACCCCATCCGGAATCGGTAGATTGTTAATGTATTAATAATGGCGAGGCGGGTATGGAAATTCAGGTTGAACGCTTGTCTGCGGTGATCGATGCGGTGGCCAGCCCGCGCTTTTATCCCAGCCTGTTGAATTGGCTGGAAGGGTTCTTCGCCTTCGACAACGCCATCGTCTATGCCTTCGAACGCGGTCGGCCGCCGCATTGCCTGATCAAAACCGAGCGGGAAAACAGCGATGCGGTCAACCAGCTCTACCAACAGGGCGCCTACCTGCAGGATCCGTTTTACCGCGCACTGAGCGACGGCGGCGAAGGTGAGGTGCTCACGCTGCGCCAGCTGGCGCCCTGCGGGTTTTATCACAGCGACTATTACCGCAATTTTTATCGCAAGACCGGCTGGCACGACGAGGCCGGCGTGCTGCTGCAGCTGACGCCGGAGCGCGGGCTGGGGGTGTTCTTCGGCTCGGCGCGCCGCACGGTGGCGGTGCGCTACCCGCAACGGGCGGATCTGCGCAGCGCGTTGACGCTGGTGAAAAGCGTGGCGCGGCTGCACGGTGAGGTGGTGGCGGCGCCGGCCGAGGCCGCGACGGTGAACAGCGACGGCGCGCAGGCGCGTTATCTGCTGACGCCGCGCGAGCGCGAGATTGTCGATCTGATCCTCGCCGGCTGCAGTTCGCAGCAGATTGCCGACCGGCTGTTCATCAGCCTCGGCACGGTAAAAAACCACCGCAAGAACATCTACGGCAAGCTGAACATCGGTTCGCAGGCCGAACTGTTCAGCCTGCTGCTGACCGTCCCGCAGCGACGCAGCGCGTGAATGTTAATTTTTTGTAGCGAATGTCCCTAAGGGGACATAGCGAACGATCCCACTGCTCCCGATAATCCGATGTCATGGCATAGGCAATCGGGAGTGCGGCAGTGAACAACGAAATCGAGTCCTTAACCTACTACGCGGCGACCAAAAAATACGATCTGCGCTTCCCGACGCTGGAAGAGGATCTGGACGTCGACGTGGTGATCATCGGCGGCGGCTTCTCCGGCATCAACACCGCGCTGGAGCTGGCGGAGAAGGGCATCACCAACATCGCCATTCTCGAAGGCCGCTATCTGGGTTACGGCGGCACCGGGCGCAACGGCGGCCAGGTGATGGCCGGCATCGGCCACGATCTGGAGAAGATCAAGCGCCACGTCGGCCCGGCCGGGCTGGAAACCATCTTCAAAATCAGCAATCTCGGCGCTGGCATTATCCGCGAGCGCATCAAGAAATATGACATCGACGCCGACTTCTGCTTCGGCTACGGCTATCTCGGCAGCAACGCGCGCCAGGAGAAGACCCTGCGCGGCTGGCTGAAGGAGTTCAAGGCGGTAGCGCCGCAGGAGGAGATTGAGCTCTACACCGGGGCGGAGGTGAAGCAGGTGGTGGGCTCCGACGCCTACACCTGCGCGCTGAAACACATGGGCGGCGGCCACGTGCATTCGCTCAACCTGTTGCTGGGCGAGGCTAAGGCGCTGAGCGGCTACGGGGTGAAAATTTTCGAGAACAGCAGCGTGCTCGACGTGGAGTATGGCCCGCGCATCACGGTGCGCACCGCCATGGGCTCGGTGCGCGCCAACAAGATGTTGTGGGCCTGCAACGGCTTTCTCAACGGCATGGAGCCGCAGATCTACCGCAAGACCATCAATACCTACGCCTTCCAGCTGGCCACCGAGCCGCTGTCTGACGATCTGATCCGCCAGATCAGTCCGATCCGCGGCGCTTACAGCGACATCCGCCCGGTGATCGACTATTACCGGGTGACCAACGAAAACCGGCTGCTGTTCGGCAGCGCCACCCGCCTGATCGAATATTTCCCGTCGGATCTCAAGGCCTGGAACCGCAACCTGATGCTGAAGGTGTTCCCGTACCTGAAAGACGTGAAGATCGATCTGGCCTGGGGCGGCCCGCTGTGCTGCAGCGCGAACCTGTTCCCGCAGATCGGCACGCTGCCGGATCGCGACAATGTGTTTTACGTGCAGGGCTACTCCGGCTTCGGCGTGACGCCGAGCCACATCGTGTGCAAGGTGCTGGCGGAGGGCATGAGCGAAGGATCCGATCGGTACGATCTGATGAGCTCGATCCCGCACGTCAACATCTTCGGCAAGGACAAGCTGCGGCGGGTGATGACCACCGCCGGTAAGGTTTGGCACCAGACATCCGGCTACTGGAAAGGCCGCCGTTAACCCTCAGAGGAGAATGACATGAAACCGTTACTGCTTAAACAACCACTGCCGGAACTGCTGGAGATCGGCAGCGTCAGCAACCTGGGCGCCACGGTGATCGCTGGCACGCCAAACGTCGGCGTGGCCAGCATCTTCGGCGAACCGACCGACAACCTGAACTGCGGCGTGTTCAGCTGCACCCGCGGCAGCTTCGTGATGGAGTATCCGTTCGCCGAGCACGCCACGGTGTGGGAAGGTAGCGCGACCCTGACCAACGAACGCACCGGCGAATCGGTGCAGTATCAGGCCGGCGACTCCTGGTTCGTCGAGAAGGGCACTCCGGTGCGTTGGGACATCACCTCGGATCGCTTCGTCAAACACTACCTCGCCATCGTCGAGGGCTGACGCCGTCATGCCCCCCTCAGCAGGCTGAATGCCGAGGGGGAGCGCCTTAGCCTAACGCCCGCGTAATAAAATCGGTCACCCGCTTGAGGATTTGATCCTTATTGGTTTCGTTAAAGCTCTCGTGCCGCCCGCCCGCATTGATCATCCGTTCGAAATCGTCGCCGCGCAGACGATCGAGCGCGGTTTGCGTTTCGCTCATCAGCACCAGCCGATCGTCGTCGCCGTGGATCCACAGCGTGGGCAGCGCGCCGAAGCCCGGCCCGGCGTTGATGGCGGCGAGGATCCGCTGCATGGCGCGCAGGGTGGGGCGCTTGAACGGCCCGTGCCACACCAGCGGATCTTCCTGATACGCTGCGCCGACCGCCGGATCGCGCGCCAGGGTGGCGGTATCCAGCGGCGCGTCGGGGATCGTCGGCAGTTCGGCCAGATCGGAGATCGCCGTTCTGTCGCCGAGCAGCGGGCCGGACAGCACCAGCGCGCGCACTTCCTCGCCATGGCGCTGCACGTAGCGGGTGGCGATCATGCCGCCCATCGAGTGGCCGATCGCCACCAGCGGCAAGGTGGGGTATTGCTGCCGGAAATGGCTGACCACGCGCTGCACGTCGTCGACCACGGCGTCATAATCTTCGATCAGCACGCGCTCGCCCTGCGACAGGCCGTGGCCGAGATGGTCGGGGCCGAACACCCGCGCGCCCTGCGCCTGCAGCGTGCGCGCCACGTATTGATAGCGGCCGAGGTGCTCGCCGTAGCCGTGTATCAGCAGCGCCAGATAGCGCGGCTTGTCGTTTCCCCAGTCGTGCACGGCGATGTCGCCGTGACGGCCTTTGATAAAGCTGACGGTTTGTTCGGACATGTTATTGTTCTCATGGTGGTAGGGTTGCCCTTCAGCGTAGCGGCTGGCGGCGAGCTTGTCAGGGGCGCCGGATGCGGCGCCCGCAGAGAGGGGATTACAGGTCGAACTGGCGCGCCAGTTCGTCGAGCGCTTCGCGCTGGAAGCGGTTGAAGGCGTCGCGCGGCTGCTGCTGCTGGATGAACGCCAGCAGCGGATCCTGCACTTCCGTGCGCACGCCGCTCAGCTGTTCCATTACCGCCAGCCCGCAGAACGGCACGTAGGATTCGGCGTAGCCGCCTTCGTGCACCATCACCAGCTTGCCGCCGCACAGCCGGTCGGCGGCGTCCTGCACCAGCGCGGTCATGGCGCGGAAGCTGTCGCTGTGCAGCTGCATGCGCGCCAGCGGATCGAGGGCGTTGGCGTCGTAGCCGCAGGCGACGATGATCAGCTCCGGCTCGAATTTTTCCAGCGCCGGGATGATGATGCGCCGCATGGCGTGCAGGTAGCCGTCGTCGCCGGCGCCGGCCAGCATCGGCACGTTAACGTTGCAGCCCGCCCCGTCGCCTTCACCGCGATCCTGCTCGCCGGAATAGCCCGCCGGGAAGCAGCCGTCCTGATGCAGCGACAGCGTCAGCACGTCGCCGCGCTGCCAATAGATGTGCTGGGTGCCGTTGCCGTGGTGCACGTCCCAGTCGAGCACCGCCACTTTTCCGAGGCCGTAACGGGCCTTGGCGCGCTCGATGGCGATGGGAATATTGGCCAGGAAGCAGAAGCCCATCGATTGATCCGGCAGGCAGTGGTGGCCCGGCGGGCGCGACAGCGCATAGGCATTATCCAGTTCGCCCTGCAGCACCGCCTCCACCGCCGCGCAGGCCAGCCCGGCAGAGAGTTTGGCGATTTCATAGCTGCCCGGCCCCAGCGGCGCTTCCTCCCCCAGCAGGCCGCCGCCGCTGTCGCTCACCTGTTTGAAGCGCTGCAGGTAGTGGGCGGGGTGGATGCGCAGCAGGTCTTCTTCCGTCGCCGGTTCGGCGCTCAGCAGGGTGAGCCGGCGCGACAGGCCGGATACGTCCATCAGGTTCTTCATGCGCCGTTTGGTTTCCGGCGATTCGGCATGGCCGGCGCCTGAGGGCGGTTGCACCCAGCCGCCGACCGGCAGGGTGGTGGCGTGCAGGCCGGTGCTGTGCCAGAAACAGCGTTCATCAAACAAGAAACCGGTTGTTCTTTTCACCTTTCTCCTCCTGTTATACGGCGCGGTGCGCGCGGTGAAGCCAGCGAAATCAACAGCAGCGACAGCAGCGCGCAGCCCAGCGCGCCGAGCAGCAAGGCGTTGAAACCGCCGGAAGATTCGATCAGAGAGCCGGCCAGCGTCGGGCCGATGGCCATGCCGCCGCCGATCACCAGGTTGATGCCGTTCATCAGCTTGCCGTCGTTATCCAGCCCGGCGACCCGCGCCAGAATGAACGGCAGCACGAAGGTCCAGGTGAATTTGAACAGCAGGGCGGCCAGGGCGAAGCGCAGCAGCAAGGGTTGGCCCGTCAGCAGCGCCACGCTGGCCAGCAGCAGGGCGTACCCCAGCACGATCAGGCGCCCGCCGCCGAAGCGCGCGCCGATCAGCGCCGCGGCGCCGGCGCCGACGATGCCGAGCAAGGTGGCGACGGCCAGCACCTGACCACTGTGAGCCGGCGACAGCCCGGCGCCGGCGGCGATGCCGCCGATAAAGGTCCAGACCGCGCTCAGGCTAATGTAAAAGGTCAGCACCGCCAGCACGGCGCACAGCTTGCGCGCCAGCGAGGCGGCGGGGCCGCTGCGGGCGGCGCGGGCGGCGGTGAAACCGTTGGGGAACGCCGGGATGAGCGGCAGGCAGCACAGCATGATGGCCGCCAAAATCAGGTAGACCGCCATCAGGCCGAAGTGCGCGAATAGCGGCGGCAGCACCAGCAGCCCGACCGCGCCCAGCACCAGCTGGCCGAGCACCCAGAAGGCATAGACGCGGCTGGGATTGGCGGTGCCGGCGGCGCAGGTGATGCACAGGATCATCAGGGTGCCGCCCGCCAGCGAGGCGATAAAGCGCAGTGGCAGCAGCAGGGTGAAATCCTGCACCAGCGCCGAAGCCAGGTTGCCGGCGATAAACACCAGCGCCGACAGCGTAGCGACCCGCCGCCAGTTGATGCGCCCGATCCACCACCACGCCGGCAGCGTGGCCAGGCTCATGGCGCCGAGTTCGGTGGAGAACAGGTGGCCAATCTGCGCCGGACCGAGCTGCCACTGCGCGGCGAGCTGGGCGGCCACGGCGGGGGCGGTCATCAGAATGCCCGGCGCGATGGCGGCGAAGACGATAATGGCGGTCAGCAGCCGCGGCGGGCAGGGGAGCGCCGCGCCGACGGCGGGCGCGGAAACCGAATCACTGGACATAAACCTTATTCCCCAAGCGTTAAGTGACGATGAAATATCCCGCTCGGCCCGATTGCGGGCAGGGGGAAGCCGCGCCATAAATGGCGAATACGTTCTGGCGTTATTTTCCGGCCGTCGGCAGCGGCGGCCGCTATCGGGCGTTAACCGTGGGCGAGAAAACCGCCGGCGACCAGTTCAGTGCGGTTCACCACGTCGGTTTTGGCGAAAATATTGCGCATATGGGTTTTCACCGTGGACAGCGAAATGCCCAGCTTCAGGGCGATGCGCTTATTGCTGGCACCTTCGCGCACCAGGTTGACGATCTCTTGCTCTTTGGCGGTCAGCAGCTGCGCCTCGCTGTCGGGCAGCAGATCGCGCGTCGCCAGCTCGATCAGCGGCAGCACCGCGCGCAGTCGGCCGCGCTCCGCTTCGGTAAACGGCGTATCGCGGATCAGCGATACCCCGGCGACGATGCGCTTGCGCTGGCGGATGAAGATCTCCGTCATGTCGCGCATGTCGTTCGGCAGCATAAAGTCGTGGTAATAGCGGCGGTTGCCGGCGATCGCCGCCGGGCTCATGCCGACCATGGTGATGTCCTGGCGATGGAAATTGGCCGGCTGCAGCGGGTCTATCTGCTGGAAGTGGTTCAGGTACTGCTGATGCGTTTTATCGGGCATGCCGTGCAGGATGTAGTGATCCGGCCGCAGGTCGCGATCGACCAGATAAAACACCCCGGCGGACACCGGGATCAGGTGCGTAATGGTCGCCAAACAACTGTTGATAAAGGCATCGGATGCGGTGCTGTGCATGATTCGTGTTCCTCCCTTTATCGTTCAACTGGAGAATGTTGGCGGTCAATATATGAACGATACAAGCATAGTTGTAGCAATTTGGCAACACAATAAAAACATATTAACAACGTGAGGCCGATTGCAATAAAACACATAAATAACAAGATGACACTGCGTTAGTCAGGGCTTTTCAGGCTGTATTCATCGCGATTTTCATTAATAGGTTAATGAAATAATTCACCGCTTTTCCCGCTGAATTTACAGCGCTTTTCAATGCTTGCCTGGGCGAAGCCCTCGCCGCTCTGCGCGTGCTACAACCGGCGCGACCGTCGCCGTCCCTCGTTCTTAAGAACGATAGCCAGGCTTTTCCACCGCTTCCTACACTGCGAATTGAAGATAGCGCCAGGCGGCGCCAAACGTATAAGACGAAAAAATGATGACCTTTCTCGGGCTGAGGCGTCGGGTTGTTCAGTCCACATGA of the Serratia marcescens subsp. marcescens ATCC 13880 genome contains:
- a CDS encoding CoA-acylating methylmalonate-semialdehyde dehydrogenase: MTITHWINGEPAAGGERSQPVYDPATGQSAQEVQLADRATVERAIAAAEQAYPAWRDTPPLKRARIMMKLKDLLEQHADAVCQLITAEHGKVLSDALGELQRGIENIEYAGYVPELLKGEHSKEAGPGIDSWSEFQPLGVVAGITPFNFPAMVPLWMWPMAVACGNTFVLKPSERVPSAALYIARLAAEAGLPPGVLNVVNGDREAVETLLHDGRVKAISFVGSTPVAEHIYHTGCGQNKRVQALGGAKNHAVVLPDADIPGAVGALMGAAFGSCGQRCMAIPLVVAVGDGTADALIAGLRQQMAAMRVGPGSDNRNDMGPLVTQQHYQKVKGYIEQGVAEGAELLVDGRELSVIGADGRPSQGYFLGPTLFDRVTPGMRIYQEEIFGPVLGVVRAASLPEAMALIDAHEYGNGTCLFTRDGEAARYFSSRIQVGMVGINVALPVPVAYHSFGGWKRSLFGDLHAYGPDAVRFYTKRKTVTQRWPASGDARLASFSFPSGQG
- a CDS encoding aspartate aminotransferase family protein, with protein sequence MAAENHPLNNLDAAGLEAHWMPFTGNRNFKAQPRIITQAAGAYYTSHDGRKIFDGLSGLWCCGLGHGRQEITDAAQRQLATLDYSPAFQFGHPLSFELANQIKAMTPAGLDYVFFTGSGSEAADTSLKMARAYWRAKGQAGKTCFIGREKGYHGVNFGGISVGGIAGNRKAFGAGAEADHLPHTLLAGNAFSRGMPQQGAELAEELNRIIALRDASTIAAVIVEPFSGSAGVIVPPVGYLQRLREICTQHDILLIFDEVITAFGRCGAMTGAEAFGVTPDIMNIAKQVTNGAQPMGAVVVRPEIYHTFMNGGEPDYQLEFPHGYTYSAHPVSCAVALATLDILQREQMVERVQALAPYFERAVHSLQGAKHVADIRNIGLAAGITLAARPGEPARRPFEAAMRCWESGFYVRYGGDTLQLAPPFISSEAQIDALINAVGDALNATE
- a CDS encoding LysR family transcriptional regulator translates to MQVKKRALLGQLSDMDLRLLRVFKAVVDCGGMSAAELELNISLSTISKHIKDLEQRLGLTLCQRGREGFAVTDEGLIIYQETVNLLAATEAFRRGVDEVHQRMGGQLHVAIFDHTVSNPQAQIGRAIALFSERAPEVSLQMYVEPINTIERGVIDGQFQVGVIPMHRSAESLSYHSLFSERMFLYCGAQHELFSGPHETLNWDLLHNYAFAGLGYHSPNMELSLQQHLHRKATGFAQESIATLILSGKYVGFLPDHYAAFFVAQNMMRAIKPALFRYHCEYSSVLRRSPVPQRVVKLFHECLLAAHGTA
- a CDS encoding iron-containing alcohol dehydrogenase, yielding MSVSHIIANRQTWFGHGSIQQLSPLLLADPQPTLLFSCRSFLNGPVYAGLRESLAPLFIGTEIVSHEASPQEIDAWVARWRGQVRRVVAIGGGSVLDAAKAFSALVEHPLPTLRYMEKVGDSKISGATLPLIAIPTTAGTGSEVTQNAVITDTQISKVKASLRHNNFVPHTAILDPQLLAGAPDKVLAYCAIDAFTHLFEAYLSKTAGAMTRDMSLSGIRHFLAAWPALNRSDAAREAIMQASYLGGLTLSAAGLGVIHGIAGEIGALRDYHHGQVCGRLLLPFLALLENSEQPQQRALMAELAARLYPHWQGSPESYLTDFITRHAIAPFWQDDLPISGQELAVALEKSNSKNSWIDYAPAQRQRMIEEAFRVE
- a CDS encoding helix-turn-helix transcriptional regulator; the encoded protein is MEIQVERLSAVIDAVASPRFYPSLLNWLEGFFAFDNAIVYAFERGRPPHCLIKTERENSDAVNQLYQQGAYLQDPFYRALSDGGEGEVLTLRQLAPCGFYHSDYYRNFYRKTGWHDEAGVLLQLTPERGLGVFFGSARRTVAVRYPQRADLRSALTLVKSVARLHGEVVAAPAEAATVNSDGAQARYLLTPREREIVDLILAGCSSQQIADRLFISLGTVKNHRKNIYGKLNIGSQAELFSLLLTVPQRRSA
- a CDS encoding NAD(P)/FAD-dependent oxidoreductase, producing the protein MNNEIESLTYYAATKKYDLRFPTLEEDLDVDVVIIGGGFSGINTALELAEKGITNIAILEGRYLGYGGTGRNGGQVMAGIGHDLEKIKRHVGPAGLETIFKISNLGAGIIRERIKKYDIDADFCFGYGYLGSNARQEKTLRGWLKEFKAVAPQEEIELYTGAEVKQVVGSDAYTCALKHMGGGHVHSLNLLLGEAKALSGYGVKIFENSSVLDVEYGPRITVRTAMGSVRANKMLWACNGFLNGMEPQIYRKTINTYAFQLATEPLSDDLIRQISPIRGAYSDIRPVIDYYRVTNENRLLFGSATRLIEYFPSDLKAWNRNLMLKVFPYLKDVKIDLAWGGPLCCSANLFPQIGTLPDRDNVFYVQGYSGFGVTPSHIVCKVLAEGMSEGSDRYDLMSSIPHVNIFGKDKLRRVMTTAGKVWHQTSGYWKGRR
- a CDS encoding cupin domain-containing protein — protein: MKPLLLKQPLPELLEIGSVSNLGATVIAGTPNVGVASIFGEPTDNLNCGVFSCTRGSFVMEYPFAEHATVWEGSATLTNERTGESVQYQAGDSWFVEKGTPVRWDITSDRFVKHYLAIVEG